The Candidatus Dependentiae bacterium genome includes a window with the following:
- the rpsO gene encoding 30S ribosomal protein S15 yields MAEVTKNSIIEKNRKHANDTGSAEVQIALLTDHINRLTEHFDSHKKDYSSKRGLLKSVNKRRRFLEYLKHNDEEQYKALVGRLNLR; encoded by the coding sequence ATGGCGGAAGTTACAAAAAATTCGATAATTGAAAAAAATCGTAAACATGCAAACGATACAGGTTCTGCAGAAGTTCAAATCGCGCTTCTTACAGATCATATTAATCGTTTGACAGAGCACTTTGATAGTCACAAAAAAGACTATTCATCTAAACGTGGTTTGCTTAAGAGTGTTAACAAAAGACGTAGATTCTTAGAATATCTTAAGCACAATGATGAAGAACAATATAAAGCGTTAGTCGGACGTTTGAATCTCAGATAA
- the rpoC gene encoding DNA-directed RNA polymerase subunit beta', whose amino-acid sequence MKLGLASPEKIRSLSYGEVKKIETINYRTLKPERDGLFCARIFGPVKDWECNCGKYKRMKHRGVTCEKCGVEVIQSRVRRERMGHIELVAPVAHIWFLKGIPSYLSLVFDMSVKDLERVIYFDAYIIIKQGKSPYPIKTLLTSGDYERYMEAHPEDTEFKADMGAEAIKEILSGFDLNIEVAKLKHEYAKATSVALRHKIMRRIKVLTGLIQADIKPEWMVFGVLPVLPPDLRPLVPLEGGRFASSDLNELYRRVLNRNIRLQRLMEIEAPSVIIKNEKRMLQESVDALIDNGRRGQPVRGTNRRPLKSLSEMLRGKQGRFRQNLLGKRVDYSGRSVIVVDPELKMDHCGLPKIMALELFKPYIYAGLMERELAPNLRIAKRMVEEGAQEIWDVLEGVVKDRPVLLNRAPTLHRLGIQAFYPILVDGKAIKIHPLVCAAFNADFDGDQMAVHIPLSDKAQEESKTLLLSTKNILSAANGKSVAVPSQDMVLGLHYITKVRCNAKGEGLSFSSVREVITAYQHDQVALHAKVKVRLASGKIAETTTGRVVLYNALPVGADFNWVNKVIAKSDLTKMVERIYYQFGTQATVECLDRIKKLGFYYATQSGVSFSLANLMVPKQKNEIVGKAEKSVKRIEDLYMDGVITNRERYNQVISIWGHATADVAKEVTRNLEQENDSAFLNKDKEFKPFNPIFMMLDSGARGSKDQIKQLVGMRGLMSTPTGEIMETPVKSNFKDGLNVFEYFVSTHGARKGQSDTALKTANSGYLTRRLVDVAQDVVVTMADCKSLGYVELEDLKEGGDTLLSLSSRTYGRIVAIDIKDRVSGQLLFKQGDLVRRDDVDKIANSAVAKIPVRSVLTCQAKRGICSMCYGLDLSKGRLVDVGTTVGIIAAQSIGEPGTQLTMRTFHFGGTASGTGEQSSIVTKHAGIIQLRGVRTLENRDGKAVNMSRKSRLVVTSPDGRELQQHELEYGTTLLVEDKQEVKVGTVLAEWDPNSRVVLTERAGKVQYVDLVQNVTVQDIFDEATNKSSKIVLEHKNDKYQPAINIVDDEGNELASYYLPPASYLVVEDGQRVSVADVLVKMPREISKTKDIASGLPRIAELFEARVPKDPAIISDIDGEVVFGGLHRGLRKVTVSNGYETHDYFVPRGKQIMVMNGDKVSAGDPLTTGTPVLHDILRIMGPEVLQKYLVNQIQEIYLLQGVDINDRHVELIVRQMLRKIRIVEPGDSDFLVGDRVDRIHFKAVNSLLQAEGKKVASGKPTLMGLTLASLDTESFISAASFQETTKILAAAAVEGQVDYLYGLKENVIIGKLIPAGTGVVQFKDKYLGTDEHDFERQARIEEMNEMQRIRES is encoded by the coding sequence ATGAAGCTTGGGCTTGCATCGCCAGAGAAGATACGCTCGCTTTCTTACGGCGAAGTTAAAAAGATAGAAACGATTAACTATCGAACATTAAAGCCTGAACGCGATGGGCTTTTCTGTGCGCGCATTTTCGGTCCTGTAAAGGACTGGGAATGCAACTGCGGTAAATATAAGAGAATGAAACACCGTGGTGTAACGTGCGAAAAATGTGGGGTTGAAGTAATTCAATCACGCGTTCGCCGTGAGCGTATGGGGCACATCGAATTAGTAGCGCCAGTTGCTCACATTTGGTTCCTTAAAGGGATTCCAAGTTACTTGAGCCTTGTTTTTGATATGTCGGTTAAAGATCTTGAGCGTGTGATTTACTTTGATGCTTATATTATTATTAAGCAGGGAAAATCACCGTACCCAATTAAGACGCTTTTAACGAGTGGCGACTATGAGCGTTATATGGAAGCTCATCCGGAAGACACTGAGTTTAAAGCTGATATGGGTGCTGAAGCTATAAAAGAGATCCTTTCTGGCTTTGATTTAAACATTGAAGTTGCAAAACTAAAGCATGAATATGCAAAGGCGACCTCAGTAGCACTGCGTCATAAAATTATGCGCAGAATAAAAGTGCTTACTGGTCTCATCCAAGCCGATATTAAACCTGAATGGATGGTATTTGGCGTATTGCCTGTATTACCACCAGATTTGCGCCCATTGGTTCCTCTTGAAGGTGGTAGATTTGCTAGTTCAGATTTGAACGAGCTCTATCGCCGTGTTCTTAACAGAAATATTCGTCTACAGCGCTTGATGGAAATTGAAGCGCCGTCCGTTATTATTAAGAACGAAAAGCGCATGCTTCAAGAGTCGGTTGATGCATTGATCGATAATGGTCGTCGTGGACAACCGGTTCGCGGTACTAATCGCCGTCCTTTGAAATCGTTGAGCGAAATGCTTCGCGGTAAACAAGGTCGTTTCCGTCAGAACTTACTTGGTAAACGTGTTGACTATTCTGGTCGTTCAGTGATCGTTGTTGATCCTGAATTGAAGATGGATCACTGCGGCTTGCCAAAAATTATGGCACTTGAGCTTTTCAAGCCGTATATTTATGCAGGCTTGATGGAACGAGAATTAGCGCCAAACCTTCGTATAGCAAAAAGAATGGTTGAAGAGGGGGCACAAGAGATTTGGGATGTTCTAGAAGGCGTCGTAAAAGATCGCCCAGTTCTTCTCAATCGTGCACCGACGCTGCATCGTTTAGGTATTCAAGCGTTTTATCCGATCTTGGTCGATGGTAAAGCTATTAAAATTCATCCGCTCGTTTGTGCCGCGTTTAACGCAGACTTCGACGGTGACCAAATGGCAGTACACATTCCATTGAGCGATAAAGCACAAGAAGAATCAAAAACATTGCTTCTTTCAACAAAAAACATTCTTTCTGCTGCTAATGGTAAATCGGTCGCGGTTCCAAGTCAGGACATGGTTCTTGGCTTGCACTACATTACTAAAGTGCGTTGCAATGCTAAAGGCGAAGGCCTTTCTTTCTCGAGCGTGAGAGAAGTGATCACTGCCTATCAGCATGATCAAGTAGCATTACATGCGAAAGTTAAAGTTCGCCTGGCATCTGGTAAAATAGCTGAAACAACTACCGGTCGCGTCGTTCTTTATAACGCGCTTCCAGTTGGTGCCGATTTTAATTGGGTAAATAAAGTTATTGCCAAGAGTGATTTGACCAAAATGGTTGAGCGTATTTACTATCAGTTTGGTACGCAAGCAACCGTTGAATGTCTTGATAGAATTAAGAAATTAGGCTTCTACTACGCAACTCAAAGTGGCGTTTCTTTCTCTCTTGCAAACCTCATGGTTCCTAAACAGAAGAATGAGATTGTTGGCAAGGCAGAAAAGAGCGTTAAGCGTATTGAAGATCTTTATATGGATGGTGTTATCACCAATAGAGAACGTTACAACCAAGTTATTAGTATTTGGGGACATGCAACTGCTGATGTTGCAAAAGAAGTAACGCGTAATCTAGAGCAAGAAAACGATTCTGCATTCTTGAATAAAGATAAAGAATTTAAGCCATTTAACCCGATTTTCATGATGCTTGATTCTGGAGCCCGTGGTTCTAAGGATCAAATTAAGCAGCTTGTTGGTATGCGTGGATTGATGTCTACTCCAACGGGCGAAATTATGGAAACACCGGTAAAGAGTAACTTCAAAGATGGATTAAACGTTTTTGAATACTTTGTATCTACTCACGGAGCTCGTAAAGGTCAGTCCGATACGGCGCTTAAAACAGCAAACTCTGGTTATTTGACTAGAAGACTTGTTGACGTTGCGCAAGACGTGGTCGTTACGATGGCCGATTGTAAATCACTTGGTTATGTTGAACTTGAAGATCTTAAAGAGGGTGGAGACACGCTTCTTTCTCTCTCAAGCAGAACGTATGGCCGTATTGTTGCAATCGATATCAAAGACCGCGTAAGTGGGCAACTTCTTTTCAAACAAGGCGATTTGGTACGTAGAGATGATGTTGATAAAATTGCAAATTCTGCAGTAGCTAAAATACCGGTTCGTTCGGTGCTTACGTGCCAAGCGAAGCGTGGAATTTGTTCAATGTGCTACGGTCTTGACCTTTCTAAAGGTAGACTTGTAGACGTTGGCACAACCGTTGGTATTATTGCAGCGCAATCGATCGGTGAACCTGGTACACAGCTGACCATGAGAACGTTCCACTTTGGTGGTACTGCTTCTGGTACGGGTGAACAGTCATCTATTGTTACAAAACACGCTGGTATTATTCAACTCCGTGGTGTTCGTACCCTTGAAAATCGTGATGGTAAAGCGGTCAATATGAGCCGTAAATCGCGATTGGTGGTTACTTCGCCCGATGGTCGTGAATTGCAACAGCATGAACTAGAATATGGCACCACATTGCTTGTTGAAGATAAACAAGAAGTAAAAGTTGGTACCGTTCTTGCTGAGTGGGATCCAAACAGTCGCGTGGTCTTAACGGAGCGTGCTGGTAAGGTACAATATGTTGATTTAGTACAGAATGTTACGGTTCAAGATATTTTTGATGAAGCAACAAATAAATCGTCAAAGATTGTTCTTGAGCATAAAAATGATAAGTATCAACCTGCAATCAACATCGTTGATGATGAAGGCAATGAACTAGCCTCGTATTACCTACCTCCTGCTTCCTATCTTGTTGTTGAAGATGGTCAGCGAGTGAGTGTTGCAGACGTGCTTGTGAAAATGCCTCGAGAAATTTCAAAAACCAAAGATATCGCGAGTGGTTTGCCGCGTATTGCTGAGCTCTTTGAAGCTCGAGTACCGAAAGACCCAGCTATTATCTCCGATATCGATGGTGAAGTGGTATTTGGTGGCTTGCATCGTGGTTTGCGTAAAGTGACGGTAAGCAATGGTTATGAAACCCATGACTATTTTGTACCGCGCGGTAAGCAGATTATGGTGATGAATGGCGATAAAGTAAGCGCTGGCGATCCTCTTACAACAGGAACTCCAGTTCTTCACGATATCTTGCGCATCATGGGCCCTGAAGTATTGCAAAAATATCTCGTAAATCAGATTCAAGAGATTTATTTGCTGCAAGGTGTTGATATTAACGATAGACACGTTGAATTAATTGTTCGACAAATGTTGCGTAAAATCCGCATTGTTGAACCAGGTGATTCAGACTTCTTAGTAGGTGATCGCGTTGATCGCATTCACTTTAAAGCAGTCAACAGTCTCCTTCAAGCTGAAGGTAAGAAAGTTGCTTCAGGTAAACCTACGCTCATGGGTCTGACCCTTGCATCGTTGGATACAGAAAGCTTTATTTCTGCCGCTTCGTTCCAGGAAACAACTAAAATCTTAGCTGCTGCGGCAGTTGAGGGACAAGTTGATTACTTGTACGGATTGAAAGAGAACGTAATCATTGGTAAATTAATTCCTGCTGGTACTGGCGTAGTTCAGTTCAAAGATAAGTACTTAGGTACCGATGAACATGATTTTGAACGTCAGGCCCGCATCGAAGAAATGAATGAAATGCAAAGAATAAGAGAATCGTAA
- the rpoB gene encoding DNA-directed RNA polymerase subunit beta, with amino-acid sequence MSNMRMDNGIVRKSFGKIKDIVPVPDLIAIQSKSFNDFAQLDYLPAERQLIGLEKVLRDIFPIDYEDKMSLEYVSYELGEWSCTCGKLKGIANRYTWSCSSCKKSDCSRLDDQLHCTFCKKKTARYKTCSNCLARVTVQMAMNLDECRSSGQTFSMPLKIKVQLMTWDVDETGNKVVRDIKEQDIFFADVPVMADLYEENGVFKVGNTGTFLINGVDRVVVSQLHRSPGVVFTQSKKVKDLRGRPYYIARIIPMRGSWLDFEFDSNDHLYVRIDKKKKMLVTTFLQALGVARENVIKLFYPFDHVYFAKDEFYRIVDINLIGQRLEKGMLPDKIGDEFIGVRVTESLLERLTKAGIDRVLLKKASLINRVFGADVVDPETGEILAEQGQSFTEEHYEKFSRLKKLEFDLISASGYVLQPTVAMTLQQDRCYSEEDALKELHSKIWPGDSSSIKEIKERLEAMLFSSRLYDLTRVGRIRMNRKLGIDVNKDVHVLTKEDIFATVKYLINLRELGEGELDDIDHLGNRRVRLVGELLTNQIYVGFLRIERIIRERFRTQDAHTGLMPQDLLNIKPLGAVLREFFGTGQLSQFMDQTNPLAEIAHKRRLSALGPGGVMKDRATYEIRDVHTSHYGRICPIETPEGQTIGLISSLATYALVNDLGFIETAYRPVQKAKVKDEVIFLDAFQEQNKYIAQADFGFHHVNKGEGAKVVARHEGNFLYEEPQKIDYADLSPKQLVSVSTALIPFLEHDDATRALMGSNMQRQAVPIIRCQSPLVGTGMEKEICKSSGAVLMARRPGLVDYVSSEKIVVRADESGFANTEDWIANGVDVYYLRKYQRSSYSTWIHHTPLVKRGQRVQTGDILSNAQAIKEGELALGTNLLVAFMPWHGYNFEDAIVVSKRLVAQDVLSSVHIDEYIVDARDTKLGPEEITKDIPNVSENALACLDEEGIVRVGTRVKAGDILVGKVTLKGDIQYSPEEKLLRAIFGEKSREVRDTSLRVPPGVEGTVIDVKVFSRSGIRKDKRYKDMVTKLTEKLEAEFREHNEFLQLMISEKIRAMLAGVEAANKTSAKLVKNKKYDEQALAGLLFDELIVLRAEDKKINETIEHLQHSFENQKRILIGLKEERINKLKRGDPLPSGVIKMVKVYIASKRHVSVGDKLAGRHGNKGVVSIIVPREDMPYLEDGTPVDIVLNPVGIVSRMNVGQILETALGLVGREIGKKFNVLVADAQEAVLKKELEQCYGKELVASYEELYGKEGITQLAEKTAQEGVHYKTPVFDGASLDLDVRPMLKDANLPDNGSFRLLDGRSGEYFDQPVTVGSIYMMKLNHMVEDKLHARSVGPYSLVTQQPLGGKAQMGGQRLGEMEVWALEAYGAAYTLQELLTYKSDDVNGRPKVYDAIVRGERIPEPGLPEAFNVLIKELQSVGLRVDLFKTGKEEISE; translated from the coding sequence ATGTCTAACATGCGCATGGATAACGGTATCGTTCGGAAATCGTTTGGTAAAATTAAAGATATAGTACCAGTTCCCGATTTGATAGCTATACAATCAAAGTCCTTTAATGATTTTGCGCAGTTGGATTATCTTCCTGCAGAAAGACAATTAATTGGGCTTGAAAAAGTATTGAGAGATATTTTTCCTATCGATTACGAAGATAAGATGTCTCTTGAATATGTAAGCTATGAATTGGGCGAGTGGTCATGTACATGCGGCAAACTTAAAGGTATTGCAAATCGTTATACATGGAGCTGTTCTTCGTGTAAGAAATCTGATTGTTCACGCCTTGATGATCAGTTACATTGTACATTCTGCAAAAAGAAAACTGCACGTTATAAGACGTGCTCGAACTGTTTAGCACGTGTTACCGTGCAAATGGCTATGAACTTGGATGAATGCCGTTCAAGCGGACAAACATTCTCGATGCCATTAAAAATTAAAGTTCAGTTGATGACGTGGGATGTCGATGAAACTGGAAATAAGGTAGTTCGCGATATTAAAGAACAGGATATTTTCTTTGCAGATGTGCCAGTAATGGCAGATTTATATGAGGAAAACGGTGTTTTCAAAGTTGGTAATACCGGCACCTTCCTTATCAATGGCGTTGATCGCGTTGTTGTAAGTCAGCTGCATCGTTCTCCTGGAGTGGTGTTTACGCAAAGTAAAAAAGTAAAAGACTTGCGTGGACGCCCTTATTACATAGCGCGAATTATTCCAATGCGTGGATCTTGGCTTGATTTCGAATTTGATAGCAACGATCATCTTTATGTACGTATTGATAAAAAGAAAAAAATGTTGGTTACCACTTTCTTGCAGGCGCTTGGTGTTGCTCGTGAGAATGTTATCAAACTTTTTTATCCTTTTGATCATGTCTATTTTGCAAAAGATGAGTTTTATCGAATTGTTGATATCAATTTAATTGGTCAGCGACTTGAAAAAGGAATGCTCCCAGATAAAATCGGTGATGAATTTATCGGGGTTCGTGTTACTGAATCTCTTCTTGAGCGGCTTACGAAAGCGGGAATTGACAGAGTCTTGCTCAAAAAAGCGAGTTTGATTAATCGTGTTTTTGGTGCGGATGTTGTTGACCCTGAAACGGGTGAGATTCTTGCTGAACAAGGCCAATCGTTTACAGAAGAACATTATGAAAAATTCAGCCGACTAAAAAAATTAGAATTTGATTTAATTAGTGCGTCTGGTTATGTATTGCAGCCAACAGTAGCAATGACATTGCAACAGGATCGTTGCTATTCTGAAGAAGATGCTCTTAAAGAACTTCATTCTAAAATTTGGCCTGGTGATAGTTCATCAATTAAAGAAATTAAAGAACGTTTAGAAGCGATGCTATTCTCAAGCCGCTTATATGATCTGACTCGTGTCGGCCGTATACGTATGAATCGCAAACTCGGAATTGACGTCAATAAAGACGTTCATGTTCTGACAAAGGAAGATATTTTTGCGACGGTAAAATATCTCATTAATTTGCGTGAGCTTGGAGAAGGTGAGCTTGATGACATTGACCACTTGGGCAATCGTCGCGTTCGTCTCGTTGGTGAATTACTCACAAACCAAATTTATGTTGGATTCTTGCGCATTGAGCGTATCATTCGTGAACGCTTTAGAACGCAAGATGCACATACTGGCTTAATGCCTCAAGATTTGCTCAATATAAAACCACTTGGTGCTGTATTGCGTGAATTCTTTGGTACAGGGCAGCTTTCTCAGTTTATGGATCAAACAAATCCACTAGCTGAAATTGCGCATAAACGACGTCTTTCTGCCCTCGGGCCCGGTGGCGTGATGAAAGATCGTGCTACGTACGAAATTCGTGACGTACATACTTCCCACTACGGCCGTATTTGTCCTATCGAGACACCTGAAGGTCAAACTATTGGTTTGATTTCTTCGTTAGCAACGTATGCTTTGGTTAACGATCTAGGATTTATCGAAACGGCGTATCGTCCTGTACAAAAGGCGAAGGTTAAAGACGAAGTTATATTCTTGGATGCATTCCAAGAACAAAATAAGTATATTGCACAGGCAGATTTCGGCTTCCATCATGTTAATAAGGGGGAAGGTGCAAAAGTTGTCGCTCGTCATGAAGGTAACTTTTTGTATGAAGAACCCCAAAAAATCGATTACGCCGATTTATCTCCTAAGCAGCTGGTTTCTGTTTCTACTGCCTTGATTCCATTCTTAGAGCACGATGACGCAACCCGTGCACTTATGGGATCAAACATGCAACGTCAAGCGGTTCCTATTATTAGATGCCAATCACCACTTGTTGGTACTGGTATGGAGAAAGAAATCTGTAAGTCTTCAGGCGCTGTCTTAATGGCGCGTCGTCCTGGGCTTGTTGATTACGTTTCTTCTGAAAAAATAGTAGTACGCGCAGACGAAAGCGGCTTTGCAAATACAGAAGATTGGATAGCTAACGGTGTTGATGTTTACTATTTAAGAAAATATCAACGTTCAAGCTACAGTACCTGGATTCACCATACGCCACTCGTTAAACGTGGACAACGCGTTCAAACAGGCGATATTCTCTCTAATGCGCAAGCGATTAAAGAGGGTGAATTAGCGCTCGGTACAAATCTTCTGGTAGCATTTATGCCGTGGCACGGATACAACTTCGAGGACGCAATCGTTGTAAGTAAACGATTAGTTGCACAAGATGTACTTTCATCGGTTCATATTGATGAATACATTGTAGATGCAAGAGACACCAAGCTTGGGCCTGAAGAAATTACCAAAGATATTCCAAACGTAAGTGAAAATGCACTGGCTTGCCTAGATGAAGAGGGCATTGTACGTGTTGGTACTCGCGTTAAAGCTGGCGATATCTTAGTTGGTAAAGTAACACTCAAAGGTGATATTCAATATTCGCCTGAAGAGAAGTTATTGCGAGCAATTTTTGGTGAGAAATCACGAGAAGTTCGTGATACTTCATTACGCGTACCGCCTGGTGTTGAAGGTACTGTTATCGACGTAAAAGTATTCTCTAGAAGCGGTATTCGTAAGGATAAGCGCTACAAAGATATGGTTACGAAGTTAACAGAAAAACTTGAAGCTGAATTCCGTGAGCATAATGAATTTTTACAGCTTATGATTAGCGAAAAAATTCGAGCAATGCTTGCTGGCGTAGAAGCTGCAAATAAAACTTCTGCTAAGTTAGTTAAAAATAAGAAATATGATGAACAAGCGTTAGCTGGATTGCTTTTTGACGAGTTGATCGTTCTTCGTGCTGAAGATAAAAAGATCAATGAAACAATAGAGCACTTGCAGCATTCTTTTGAGAACCAAAAACGTATTTTGATTGGTTTGAAAGAAGAACGCATTAATAAGTTGAAACGCGGAGACCCATTGCCATCTGGTGTTATTAAGATGGTGAAAGTCTATATCGCAAGCAAACGTCACGTTTCAGTAGGTGATAAACTTGCTGGTCGTCACGGTAATAAAGGTGTGGTTTCTATCATTGTTCCACGCGAAGATATGCCTTACTTGGAAGACGGTACTCCTGTAGATATCGTTTTAAACCCAGTCGGTATCGTATCTCGTATGAACGTGGGACAAATCCTTGAAACAGCTTTAGGGCTTGTGGGCCGCGAAATTGGTAAGAAGTTCAATGTACTTGTTGCAGATGCTCAAGAAGCTGTATTGAAAAAAGAACTTGAACAATGCTACGGCAAGGAATTGGTTGCTTCTTACGAAGAACTTTATGGTAAAGAGGGAATTACCCAACTGGCTGAAAAAACAGCGCAAGAAGGGGTTCACTATAAGACGCCGGTGTTTGACGGTGCCTCACTCGACCTAGACGTTCGACCAATGTTGAAAGATGCAAACTTGCCGGATAACGGCTCATTTAGATTGCTTGATGGTAGATCTGGCGAATATTTTGATCAGCCAGTTACTGTCGGTTCAATTTACATGATGAAACTGAACCACATGGTTGAGGATAAGTTGCACGCTCGTTCTGTCGGGCCATACTCATTAGTTACGCAACAGCCTCTTGGCGGTAAAGCGCAAATGGGTGGCCAGCGTCTTGGAGAAATGGAAGTGTGGGCATTAGAAGCGTATGGCGCAGCATATACCTTGCAAGAGTTATTGACCTATAAATCTGATGACGTTAACGGTAGACCTAAAGTGTACGATGCAATCGTACGTGGCGAAAGAATTCCTGAGCCTGGATTGCCAGAAGCGTTTAACGTTTTAATCAAAGAACTCCAAAGTGTAGGGTTGCGAGTGGATCTGTTTAAGACTGGCAAGGAGGAAATCAGTGAGTAA
- a CDS encoding polyribonucleotide nucleotidyltransferase, producing MVKKFRLEEFGYEVTLNKFAQQADGAVWFAQGGTVILATVVSAPSPEFPGFLPLTVDYREQFAAAGKIPGGYYKREGRFTDKEILTGRLIDRAIRPLFPENYFNQIQSLATVYSVDKEHSPHTISLIAMSLALTISKIPFMGPVGAVEVARVNGEWIFNPTYSQTKESDVKIIVAGTAEGICMVEGCTSEISEEQFLDVLFKAHEKIKKQVAWQEEICREVGVMKESIADGIAWAEWKEQIEVFLTPDKVSACFISDKIKRDQVMSLLYDQAKAHFEPLAQEKKVSMAVVDYVYDNVLKEKITRLIFEKGQRLDERDFDQVRQISVEVGLLPFAHGSGLFKRGRTQVLASVTMGGGQDEQKVEDLMGNTIEKSFMLHYNFPSFSAGEVRPNRGPGRREVGHGYLAASALSPMLPDKEQFPYTIRVVADVLESDGSTSMGTVCSSTMALMNAGVPIRKMVSGIAMGLLGSPTGKFQALTDINGTEDAYGLMDFKVAGTQEGITAIQMDIKYKGGLSRSVFEAALEQAKKGRLHILREMQKVMTTPNPLSDLVPKVIMFKVATDKIGAIIGTGGKVIRDIIDKTGTTIDIEDDGLVKIYGGPDAKVEQAINWVKLLGGLIEKGSVHEGKVRRVAEFGLFVELVPGQDGLVHISMIPREKQRDLQREYPIDSDVKVEVVDYDPATGRIRLKLLDQ from the coding sequence ATGGTAAAAAAATTTAGGTTAGAAGAGTTTGGATACGAAGTAACCCTCAACAAATTTGCCCAACAAGCTGACGGAGCTGTGTGGTTTGCACAAGGTGGTACCGTCATATTGGCAACCGTTGTTTCCGCTCCCTCGCCGGAGTTTCCAGGCTTTTTACCATTGACGGTTGATTATCGTGAGCAGTTTGCTGCTGCAGGTAAAATTCCGGGTGGCTATTATAAGCGCGAAGGAAGATTTACCGATAAAGAGATTTTGACCGGCCGTCTTATCGACCGCGCAATTCGTCCACTCTTTCCGGAAAATTACTTTAACCAAATTCAAAGTTTGGCAACCGTTTATTCTGTTGATAAAGAACATTCTCCGCACACTATTTCTCTCATTGCGATGTCGTTAGCGCTTACCATTTCCAAAATCCCTTTCATGGGCCCAGTTGGAGCGGTGGAAGTTGCTCGCGTGAATGGTGAATGGATTTTTAATCCTACCTATTCGCAAACAAAAGAATCTGATGTGAAAATTATCGTCGCGGGAACAGCAGAAGGTATTTGTATGGTGGAAGGTTGCACCAGCGAAATTTCTGAAGAGCAATTCCTAGATGTTCTTTTCAAAGCACATGAAAAAATTAAAAAGCAAGTTGCATGGCAAGAAGAAATTTGCCGTGAAGTTGGCGTGATGAAAGAAAGCATTGCCGACGGTATTGCATGGGCTGAGTGGAAAGAACAAATTGAAGTGTTCTTGACGCCTGATAAAGTTTCAGCATGCTTCATCTCTGATAAAATTAAACGTGATCAAGTGATGTCGCTTCTTTATGATCAAGCAAAAGCACATTTTGAGCCACTTGCTCAAGAGAAAAAAGTTTCTATGGCAGTTGTCGATTATGTTTACGACAACGTTCTTAAAGAAAAAATTACCCGCCTTATTTTTGAAAAAGGGCAACGTCTTGATGAACGAGATTTTGATCAAGTTCGTCAGATTTCAGTAGAAGTTGGCCTCTTGCCGTTTGCACACGGATCAGGTTTATTCAAACGTGGTCGCACACAAGTTCTTGCAAGCGTAACAATGGGTGGCGGTCAGGATGAACAAAAAGTTGAAGATCTCATGGGCAATACGATCGAAAAATCGTTCATGCTTCATTATAACTTTCCATCATTCTCTGCTGGTGAAGTTCGCCCAAATCGCGGACCAGGTCGCCGCGAAGTTGGCCACGGTTATCTAGCTGCATCGGCACTGAGCCCAATGCTTCCAGATAAAGAACAATTTCCTTATACGATTCGTGTTGTAGCTGATGTTCTTGAATCAGATGGTTCAACCTCTATGGGAACTGTTTGTAGTTCAACAATGGCACTTATGAATGCCGGTGTTCCAATTCGCAAAATGGTCAGCGGAATTGCTATGGGATTGCTCGGCAGCCCAACTGGTAAATTCCAAGCGTTGACCGATATTAACGGCACTGAAGATGCGTACGGATTAATGGATTTTAAAGTAGCTGGTACCCAAGAAGGTATTACCGCTATCCAAATGGATATCAAATACAAAGGTGGATTATCGCGCTCAGTATTTGAAGCTGCTCTTGAGCAAGCTAAAAAAGGTCGTTTGCACATTTTGCGCGAAATGCAAAAAGTAATGACAACGCCAAATCCATTATCAGATTTAGTACCAAAAGTTATTATGTTCAAAGTTGCAACCGATAAAATCGGCGCGATTATCGGTACAGGTGGCAAAGTTATTCGTGATATTATCGATAAAACTGGCACCACGATCGATATCGAAGATGATGGCTTGGTTAAAATCTACGGTGGCCCTGATGCTAAAGTTGAGCAAGCAATTAACTGGGTTAAATTGCTTGGCGGCTTGATCGAGAAGGGTAGTGTCCACGAAGGCAAAGTTAGACGTGTTGCTGAATTCGGACTCTTTGTTGAGTTGGTTCCTGGCCAAGACGGATTGGTACATATTTCTATGATTCCACGCGAAAAACAACGCGATCTGCAGCGTGAATATCCGATCGATAGCGACGTTAAAGTAGAAGTTGTTGATTACGATCCAGCGACCGGCAGAATCCGTCTAAAATTGCTTGATCAATAA